One part of the Xylanimonas allomyrinae genome encodes these proteins:
- a CDS encoding EamA family transporter: MNIAFYIAIDHLPLGVAVAIEFCGPVAVGAVTGRGWRERAAIIVAATGVVLLAGVTLDSGLAHDDAVSGLLAIAAAAACWAGYIVLGKRVAGAGAGIDSLAVGMVAGAIAFAPVFAHTAPTVVARPGVLGLLLVVAVCSSVVPYVLDQVVLRRTGTATFAVLTALLPATAVAVGAVVLRQVPTLPEAAGLVLVTGAIMMTAGARR; the protein is encoded by the coding sequence ATGAACATCGCGTTCTACATCGCGATCGACCACCTGCCGCTCGGCGTCGCCGTCGCGATCGAGTTCTGCGGCCCCGTCGCCGTCGGGGCCGTCACCGGCCGCGGGTGGCGCGAACGCGCCGCGATCATCGTCGCCGCCACGGGCGTCGTGCTGCTCGCCGGCGTCACGCTCGACTCGGGCCTCGCGCACGACGACGCCGTCTCCGGGCTCCTCGCGATCGCAGCCGCCGCCGCGTGCTGGGCCGGGTACATCGTGCTCGGCAAGCGCGTCGCCGGCGCGGGAGCGGGCATCGACTCGCTCGCCGTCGGCATGGTGGCCGGCGCGATCGCCTTCGCGCCCGTCTTCGCGCACACCGCGCCCACGGTCGTGGCACGACCCGGAGTGCTGGGGCTGCTGCTGGTGGTGGCGGTGTGCTCGTCGGTGGTGCCGTACGTGCTCGACCAGGTGGTGCTGCGGCGCACCGGCACGGCGACATTCGCGGTGCTGACGGCGCTGCTGCCGGCGACGGCCGTCGCCGTCGGAGCAGTGGTGCTGAGGCAGGTACCGACCCTGCCCGAGGCGGCCGGACTCGTGCTCGTCACCGGGGCGATCATGATGACAGCAGGGGCACGCAGGTGA
- a CDS encoding IS3 family transposase, which produces MIVTYIDEHKDDFGVEPICEQLQVAPSTYYAAKARRPSARSVSDRATTKVIEQVHTANFGVYGARKVHAEMRRQGHRVARCTVERLMRVAGLRGITRAKGPRTTIRGTGPDTRPDLVERNFTAPAPNRLWVCDITYCRTFSGWVYAAFVIDVFSRRVVGWQLARSLRTDLALDATEAAELTKQIGDLVNRTAPQLLESFGIGVDTAAEILVVAGDNPERIKSEAALAKLAGIAPVPTGSGTTSGRHRINHGGHRQLNAAIYRTVIVRMRFHQPTIDYVARRTAEGKTKREIIRCLKRYVIREVFHLLRPTPRAALPAS; this is translated from the coding sequence GTGATCGTCACCTACATCGACGAGCACAAGGACGATTTCGGAGTCGAGCCGATCTGTGAGCAGCTGCAGGTCGCTCCGAGCACGTACTACGCGGCCAAGGCGCGCCGGCCATCGGCTCGCTCGGTCAGTGACCGGGCCACGACAAAGGTGATCGAGCAGGTCCACACGGCGAACTTCGGGGTCTACGGTGCCCGCAAAGTCCACGCCGAGATGCGCAGGCAGGGGCACCGAGTGGCCCGCTGCACGGTCGAGCGGCTCATGCGCGTCGCCGGGTTGCGAGGCATCACCCGGGCCAAAGGGCCACGCACCACGATCCGGGGCACCGGTCCGGACACCCGCCCGGACCTGGTCGAGCGGAACTTCACCGCCCCTGCGCCGAACCGGCTGTGGGTCTGCGACATCACCTACTGCCGCACGTTCTCCGGTTGGGTCTACGCCGCATTCGTCATCGATGTGTTCTCCCGCCGGGTCGTCGGCTGGCAGCTGGCGAGGTCCCTGCGCACCGACCTCGCCCTGGACGCCACCGAGGCGGCGGAGCTGACCAAGCAGATCGGCGACCTCGTCAACCGCACCGCACCGCAGTTGCTCGAGTCGTTCGGGATCGGCGTGGACACCGCCGCCGAGATCCTCGTCGTGGCCGGCGACAACCCCGAACGCATCAAGTCCGAAGCCGCGCTCGCGAAGCTCGCCGGGATCGCGCCCGTGCCCACAGGCTCCGGGACGACGTCTGGAAGGCACCGCATCAACCACGGCGGCCACCGACAGCTCAACGCCGCGATCTACCGCACCGTGATCGTCCGCATGAGGTTCCACCAACCCACGATCGACTACGTCGCCCGCCGCACCGCCGAGGGCAAGACCAAGCGCGAGATCATCCGCTGCCTCAAGCGGTACGTCATCCGCGAGGTCTTCCACCTGCTCCGACCAACACCGAGAGCGGCCCTTCCGGCGAGTTGA
- a CDS encoding DUF805 domain-containing protein: MSMVDAVKSVFSKYATFNGRARRAEYWWFALAMAIVSAVLSAVLMPIALSSVDVATGEIGAGYYAALIPLWVVSLAVLLPGLAVTVRRLHDTGRPGGWIFIALVPFVGGILLIVFTATAGTVGPNQFGPDPKAVQA, translated from the coding sequence ATGTCAATGGTCGACGCCGTCAAGTCGGTCTTCAGCAAGTACGCCACGTTCAACGGCCGCGCTCGCCGCGCCGAGTACTGGTGGTTCGCACTCGCGATGGCGATCGTCTCGGCCGTCCTGAGCGCGGTGCTGATGCCGATCGCCCTCTCGTCGGTCGACGTCGCCACGGGTGAGATCGGGGCCGGGTACTACGCCGCTCTGATCCCGCTCTGGGTCGTCAGCCTCGCCGTGCTGCTGCCGGGCCTCGCCGTCACGGTGCGCCGCCTGCACGACACCGGCCGCCCGGGCGGGTGGATCTTCATCGCTCTGGTTCCGTTCGTCGGCGGCATCCTCCTGATCGTGTTCACGGCGACCGCGGGCACCGTCGGTCCCAACCAGTTCGGACCGGACCCCAAGGCCGTGCAGGCCTGA
- a CDS encoding transposase: MAPRKYPDELRERAVRLVIEAKHDPATRHAACRRIGEQLGINPETLRGWVTQAEIDAGDRPGTTTTDAQRLVELERENRELRRANAILRSASAFFAAELDRPQR, translated from the coding sequence GTGGCACCGAGGAAGTACCCCGATGAGCTGCGTGAGCGCGCGGTTCGGCTGGTGATCGAGGCGAAGCATGACCCGGCCACTAGGCACGCCGCGTGTCGGCGCATCGGTGAGCAGCTCGGGATCAACCCCGAGACGCTACGGGGCTGGGTGACCCAGGCTGAGATCGATGCCGGTGACCGGCCGGGCACGACGACGACGGATGCACAGAGGCTGGTCGAGCTGGAGCGGGAGAACCGGGAGTTGCGGCGCGCGAACGCGATCTTGCGTAGTGCGTCGGCTTTCTTCGCGGCGGAGCTCGACCGCCCACAGCGGTGA